One stretch of Akkermansia sp. RCC_12PD DNA includes these proteins:
- the metH gene encoding methionine synthase, which yields MTKASRLKRLDYLKDQLRKRIVILDGAMGTNIQKFKLKEEDYRGERFADTELYPNDLKNNNDLLVLTRPEVILDVHRRFLDTGRADIIETCSFGATSIGQHDYFWHHPEEGKRKDQSYFQQVVDSPVLKSLVRDMNLAAVSLARRACDEAEAHDGRPRFVAGSIGPMPVTCSLSPDVNDPGFRSVNFNQLRQAYREQVLAMLKGGVDLILLETVFDTLNAKAALFAMEEVFDEQPNAAVPVMVSVTLTDKAGRTLSGQTIEAFWNSIRHVRPFSVGINCALGADLMRPFAEEIAGLADCYVSIYANAGLPNPLSPTGYDQLPEDMAAFMKEYASLGILNIVGGCCGTTPEHIGAIARAVEELPPRIPAAQSPALRLSGYEAYNHTREKNTLFVGERCNVAGSPKFARLIREGNYEEAVSIARQQVENGALVLDFCFDDGLIEGREAMVRFLNLVSAEPDIAKVPFMVDSSKWEVLEAGLQCMQGKGIVNSISLKEGEEEFLRKAALIKRYGAAVVVMAFDEEGQAANYEDRIRIAQRAYDLLVNRVQFPEEDIIFDPNVLTVGTGIPEHANYALDFFKAAGWISTHLPHTHISGGISNVSFAFRGNNPVREAMHSAFLYHATRQGLDMSIVNAGMLEVYDNIPGERLELIEDVLLNRRPDATERLTDYAEKLAAEKAQAGAERKPVLAWREQPVTGRLEHALVKGITEFVDADTEEAFKELGSPLKVIEGPLMDGMKVVGELFGDGKMFLPQVVKSARVMKQAVAWLTPYIEADKKGSSKTGKALIATVKGDVHDIGKNIVGVVLGCNGFEVVDLGVMVHCDTILDRAEQENADLVMLSGLITPSLEEMSHVAAEMQRRGMTIPLMVGGATTSALHTALKIAPHYEGPVVHTVDASQVVPAAAALVGEKKDSYISAVKERQEELRTSHENKPSKDFLSLEEARELRWRGADGGYAPPVPGRLGPVSIGSLHSPVSCGCCSDDPRYYVTIQELVGRIDWTPFFHAWELHGVWSDSRQEFRTKDPAKADAAAALYKDARDLLEQAVKENRYQARGVIGIFPANSAPNHDDITVWTDESRTMPQATLLTQRQQLNAQGRKRLALADFIAPEGVKDYIGAMAVSIHGARRWAQEWEARNDSYRALLVSSLADRLVEAFAGAAHEKLRVLWGIPAGTGVRPACGYPSQPDHQEKETVFRLLHAGEEAGMSLTETWMMQPVSAVCALVFSHPESSYFSVGATDGDQQRDYATRKQQAHS from the coding sequence ATGACCAAAGCATCCCGACTCAAACGTCTTGATTATCTCAAAGATCAACTGCGCAAAAGGATTGTGATCCTGGACGGCGCCATGGGCACCAATATCCAGAAGTTCAAGCTGAAGGAGGAGGATTACCGGGGAGAGCGCTTCGCGGATACGGAATTGTATCCCAACGACCTGAAGAACAACAACGACCTTCTCGTGCTGACCAGGCCGGAGGTGATTCTGGACGTGCACCGCCGCTTTCTGGATACGGGCCGTGCGGATATCATTGAAACCTGTTCCTTTGGCGCAACCAGCATCGGGCAGCACGACTATTTCTGGCATCATCCGGAAGAGGGGAAGCGCAAGGACCAGTCCTACTTCCAGCAAGTGGTGGATTCCCCCGTTTTAAAGTCCCTGGTGCGGGACATGAACCTGGCTGCCGTTTCCCTGGCCCGCCGGGCCTGCGACGAGGCGGAGGCGCACGACGGCAGGCCCCGCTTCGTGGCCGGGTCCATCGGCCCCATGCCCGTCACCTGCTCCCTGTCTCCTGACGTGAATGATCCGGGCTTCCGGTCCGTGAATTTCAACCAGCTCAGGCAGGCCTACCGGGAACAGGTGCTGGCCATGCTGAAAGGCGGGGTGGACCTGATTCTGCTGGAAACGGTTTTCGATACGCTGAACGCCAAGGCGGCCCTGTTCGCCATGGAAGAGGTGTTCGACGAACAGCCGAACGCCGCCGTTCCGGTGATGGTGTCCGTAACGCTGACGGACAAGGCGGGGCGCACCCTGTCCGGCCAGACGATTGAGGCGTTCTGGAATTCCATCCGCCACGTCCGGCCCTTCTCCGTGGGCATCAACTGCGCCCTGGGTGCGGATTTGATGCGCCCCTTTGCCGAGGAAATCGCCGGGCTTGCGGACTGCTACGTTTCCATTTACGCCAACGCGGGGCTTCCCAACCCGCTCAGCCCCACGGGCTACGACCAGCTTCCGGAAGACATGGCGGCATTCATGAAGGAGTATGCCTCCCTGGGCATCCTGAATATTGTGGGCGGCTGCTGCGGCACCACTCCTGAACACATCGGCGCCATCGCCCGGGCCGTGGAGGAGCTTCCCCCCCGCATTCCTGCCGCCCAATCCCCCGCCCTGCGCCTGTCCGGGTATGAGGCCTATAACCATACCCGTGAAAAAAACACCCTTTTTGTCGGGGAGCGCTGCAACGTGGCGGGTTCCCCCAAATTCGCCCGCCTGATCCGGGAGGGGAACTATGAGGAGGCGGTTTCCATCGCGCGCCAGCAGGTGGAAAACGGCGCGCTGGTGCTGGATTTCTGCTTTGACGACGGTCTGATTGAAGGCCGGGAGGCCATGGTCCGTTTCCTGAACCTGGTTTCCGCGGAGCCGGACATCGCCAAAGTTCCCTTCATGGTGGATTCCTCCAAATGGGAGGTGCTGGAAGCCGGGCTGCAATGCATGCAGGGCAAGGGCATCGTCAACTCCATTTCCCTGAAGGAAGGGGAGGAGGAATTCCTCAGGAAGGCCGCCCTGATCAAGAGGTATGGGGCGGCGGTCGTCGTGATGGCCTTTGACGAGGAAGGACAGGCCGCCAACTACGAGGACCGCATCCGCATCGCGCAGCGGGCCTATGACCTGCTGGTGAACCGGGTGCAGTTCCCGGAGGAGGACATCATCTTTGACCCCAACGTGCTGACCGTCGGCACGGGCATTCCGGAACACGCCAACTACGCCCTGGATTTCTTCAAGGCGGCGGGCTGGATTTCCACCCACCTGCCCCATACCCACATTTCCGGCGGCATTTCCAACGTCTCCTTTGCGTTCCGGGGCAACAACCCGGTACGGGAGGCCATGCATTCCGCCTTCCTGTACCATGCCACCCGGCAGGGGCTGGACATGAGCATCGTGAACGCCGGCATGCTGGAGGTGTACGACAACATTCCCGGGGAAAGGCTGGAGCTGATCGAAGACGTTCTGCTGAACAGGAGGCCGGACGCCACGGAACGCCTGACAGATTACGCGGAGAAGCTGGCCGCGGAAAAAGCGCAGGCGGGCGCGGAAAGGAAACCCGTGCTGGCCTGGCGGGAACAACCCGTGACCGGGAGGCTGGAACACGCCCTGGTCAAGGGGATCACCGAGTTTGTGGACGCGGATACGGAAGAGGCGTTCAAGGAACTGGGTTCCCCCCTGAAAGTGATTGAAGGCCCGCTGATGGACGGCATGAAGGTGGTGGGGGAACTGTTCGGCGACGGAAAGATGTTCCTGCCCCAGGTGGTGAAGAGCGCCCGTGTGATGAAGCAGGCCGTGGCATGGCTGACCCCGTACATTGAGGCGGACAAAAAAGGATCTTCCAAAACGGGCAAGGCCCTGATCGCCACCGTGAAGGGGGACGTGCATGACATCGGCAAGAACATCGTCGGAGTGGTTCTGGGCTGCAACGGCTTTGAAGTAGTGGACTTGGGCGTGATGGTCCATTGCGACACGATTCTGGACCGCGCGGAGCAGGAAAATGCGGACCTGGTGATGCTTTCCGGCCTCATCACCCCTTCCCTGGAGGAAATGTCCCACGTGGCGGCGGAAATGCAGCGCCGCGGCATGACCATTCCCCTGATGGTGGGGGGCGCCACCACGTCCGCCCTGCACACGGCGCTGAAGATCGCCCCCCATTACGAGGGGCCCGTGGTCCATACCGTGGACGCCTCCCAGGTGGTGCCCGCCGCCGCGGCCCTGGTGGGAGAAAAGAAGGATTCCTACATTTCCGCCGTCAAGGAACGGCAGGAGGAACTGCGCACCAGCCATGAAAACAAGCCTTCGAAGGACTTCCTCTCCCTGGAGGAAGCACGGGAACTGCGCTGGCGGGGCGCGGACGGCGGCTATGCCCCGCCCGTGCCGGGGCGTCTGGGACCCGTTTCCATCGGCAGCCTGCACAGTCCAGTCAGCTGCGGCTGCTGCAGCGACGATCCCCGGTATTACGTGACCATTCAGGAACTGGTCGGCCGCATCGACTGGACACCCTTCTTCCATGCCTGGGAACTGCACGGCGTCTGGAGCGACTCCCGGCAGGAATTCCGCACCAAGGACCCGGCCAAGGCGGACGCTGCCGCGGCCCTGTACAAGGACGCCCGCGACCTGCTGGAACAGGCCGTCAAGGAAAACCGCTACCAGGCCCGCGGCGTCATCGGCATCTTCCCGGCCAATTCCGCTCCCAACCATGACGACATCACCGTCTGGACGGATGAATCCAGAACCATGCCGCAGGCCACCCTGCTGACCCAGCGGCAGCAATTGAACGCCCAGGGAAGGAAGCGTCTGGCCCTGGCGGACTTCATTGCCCCGGAAGGGGTGAAGGACTACATCGGGGCCATGGCCGTCAGCATCCACGGAGCCAGGCGATGGGCGCAGGAATGGGAAGCCAGGAATGATTCCTACCGCGCCCTTCTGGTCAGTTCCCTGGCGGACCGGCTGGTGGAAGCCTTTGCCGGGGCCGCCCATGAAAAACTGCGCGTGCTGTGGGGCATACCCGCCGGAACGGGAGTGCGCCCGGCCTGCGGCTACCCCAGCCAGCCGGACCATCAGGAAAAGGAAACCGTGTTCCGCCTGCTCCATGCCGGAGAAGAGGCGGGCATGAGCCTGACGGAAACATGGATGATGCAGCCCGTTTCCGCCGTCTGTGCGCTGGTATTCTCCCACCCGGAAAGCTCCTACTTCTCCGTAGGGGCCACGGACGGGGACCAGCAGCGGGACTACGCCACCAGAAAACAGCAGGCCCATTCCTGA
- a CDS encoding ElyC/SanA/YdcF family protein, with product MISKLGKIVRDLWCRKKKILILALKTGLAAVIAVGMLVAVSEWYADFSSRDRLFDHPRDVPVRAAALVLGCSPTFMGGPNGYFDNRMDTAAELWREGKVTVFVVSGDNSSHAYNEPEAMKQALVERGVPEDRIVCDFAGLRTLDSVVRMKEVFGVSQMIVVSQTFHNRRALAIARYNGMDAYAVNAPDVPNRRSRVKSWIRERGARVWMMMDLWLWGREPRFLGDPVALPEEDGGTIQTPHNS from the coding sequence ATGATCAGCAAATTGGGAAAGATAGTCCGGGACCTTTGGTGCAGGAAGAAAAAGATCCTGATTTTGGCGCTGAAGACAGGATTGGCGGCGGTGATTGCCGTGGGCATGCTGGTAGCCGTCTCTGAATGGTATGCGGATTTCTCTTCCCGAGACCGGCTGTTTGACCATCCCCGTGATGTCCCTGTCAGGGCCGCAGCCCTGGTGCTGGGGTGTTCCCCTACCTTCATGGGCGGTCCCAACGGCTATTTTGACAACAGGATGGACACGGCCGCGGAACTTTGGAGGGAGGGAAAGGTTACTGTGTTTGTCGTATCCGGAGACAATTCCTCCCACGCCTATAATGAACCGGAAGCAATGAAACAGGCCTTGGTGGAGCGGGGAGTTCCGGAAGACCGGATTGTCTGCGATTTTGCCGGATTGAGGACTCTGGATTCCGTGGTGCGGATGAAGGAGGTGTTCGGAGTCTCTCAAATGATCGTCGTTTCCCAGACCTTTCATAACAGACGCGCCCTGGCGATTGCCCGGTACAACGGGATGGACGCCTATGCCGTGAATGCTCCGGACGTGCCCAATCGTCGTTCCCGGGTTAAAAGCTGGATCAGGGAACGCGGCGCCCGCGTGTGGATGATGATGGATTTGTGGCTGTGGGGCAGGGAACCCCGGTTTTTGGGAGATCCGGTCGCACTGCCGGAAGAGGATGGGGGAACAATCCAAACGCCCCATAACTCTTGA
- a CDS encoding PA14 domain-containing protein, with protein MNVFLTVLSLLFCTALAGTAADSPAEEFPSGVVQELWFGIPGGSVKDLTHRKVFEKPSSDIRKIVRLDAENLGDQYGARYSALLRVPATGEYRLYLSSDDSAELWLGKDATQKDMSCIATVKGYSDRHNWTNQPNQSSEPVHLEAGKFYFLQVIHKEDGGPDHMSVAWSGPGIPQPVLVPASALFLPPGMLPEEKPQPQNLNPSLAE; from the coding sequence ATGAATGTTTTTCTTACCGTTCTGAGCCTTCTTTTCTGCACAGCCCTGGCAGGAACAGCCGCCGACTCCCCCGCGGAGGAGTTTCCCTCCGGCGTGGTTCAGGAGCTGTGGTTCGGCATTCCGGGAGGTTCGGTAAAGGATTTGACGCACCGGAAGGTCTTTGAAAAGCCTTCTTCCGACATCCGGAAGATCGTCCGGCTGGACGCAGAAAATCTGGGCGACCAGTACGGAGCCCGTTATTCCGCCCTGCTCCGCGTCCCGGCTACCGGAGAATACCGCCTTTATCTGTCTTCCGACGATTCCGCCGAACTGTGGCTGGGCAAGGACGCCACCCAGAAGGACATGAGCTGCATTGCCACCGTGAAGGGATATTCCGACCGCCATAACTGGACCAACCAGCCCAACCAGTCATCCGAACCCGTTCACCTGGAAGCGGGCAAGTTTTATTTTCTCCAGGTGATTCACAAGGAGGACGGCGGCCCGGACCACATGTCCGTAGCCTGGTCAGGCCCCGGCATTCCCCAGCCCGTGCTGGTTCCCGCGTCCGCCCTGTTCCTTCCTCCCGGCATGTTGCCGGAGGAGAAGCCGCAACCCCAGAATCTGAATCCGAGTCTGGCCGAATGA
- a CDS encoding transposase, producing MRKRGCKLMVRESKTWIRSFKINPAIWVCHEFREKLGNLLQTVKQYRSDIGQLKEMVRMPLHEAPMELDKIAVTIRKWFAPLIRMWRYRKNEAITEGFTGR from the coding sequence TTGAGAAAGAGGGGCTGCAAGCTGATGGTCCGGGAAAGCAAAACCTGGATTCGCTCCTTTAAGATCAACCCGGCCATCTGGGTATGCCATGAGTTCAGGGAGAAGTTGGGCAACTTATTACAGACGGTTAAACAATACAGAAGCGACATCGGCCAACTCAAGGAAATGGTGAGAATGCCGCTCCATGAGGCTCCGATGGAACTTGACAAAATAGCGGTGACCATCAGGAAGTGGTTTGCCCCGCTCATCCGTATGTGGAGGTACAGGAAGAACGAGGCAATCACGGAAGGATTCACCGGAAGATGA
- a CDS encoding threonine/serine exporter family protein: protein MPHTDQIQALSEFLLEYATTLMGAGVHTNRAVRNISRIAAAYGYAADMTIFQRNITMSLISTDDENLRRTSVRKLKPLAFNLNLIQQLSELSWLPVDNNVSIEEMERAFRSIAATKRFSPWTDLLLVSVGNAAFCRLFNGDIWAMLTVFGATLLGFLAKQQFSRLKFNPLGVVILSAFTASMAAACAVIFQFGETPQIALATSVLFLVPGVQMINSIMDLMHGHILMGISRGVHSIMMITCITIGLSATMLILGVNSL, encoded by the coding sequence ATGCCCCATACAGACCAGATTCAGGCCCTGTCCGAGTTCCTGCTGGAATACGCCACCACGCTCATGGGCGCCGGGGTGCACACCAACCGGGCCGTGCGCAACATCTCCCGCATTGCCGCCGCCTACGGGTACGCGGCGGACATGACCATCTTCCAGCGCAACATCACCATGAGCCTCATCAGCACGGATGACGAGAATCTGCGCCGGACTTCCGTCAGGAAACTGAAACCCCTGGCCTTCAACCTGAACCTAATCCAGCAGCTCAGTGAACTGAGCTGGCTTCCCGTGGACAACAACGTCAGCATTGAAGAAATGGAGAGGGCCTTCCGGTCCATTGCGGCGACAAAACGCTTTTCCCCCTGGACGGATCTTCTCCTGGTCAGCGTGGGCAATGCCGCCTTCTGCCGCCTGTTCAACGGGGACATCTGGGCCATGCTGACCGTCTTCGGCGCCACCCTGCTGGGCTTTCTGGCAAAGCAGCAATTCTCCCGGCTGAAATTCAATCCCCTGGGCGTCGTCATCCTGTCCGCGTTCACGGCCTCCATGGCGGCGGCCTGCGCCGTCATCTTCCAGTTCGGGGAGACGCCCCAGATCGCGCTGGCCACGAGCGTCCTGTTCCTGGTTCCCGGCGTGCAAATGATCAACTCCATCATGGACCTGATGCACGGCCACATCCTGATGGGGATTTCCCGGGGCGTCCATTCCATCATGATGATCACCTGCATCACCATCGGCCTTTCCGCAACCATGCTTATTCTGGGGGTGAACAGCTTATGA
- a CDS encoding BACON domain-containing protein codes for MDKIITINGVFMATQNDFTEHVENTNIHIMEEERTAWNAKADARELDSKLDADVFTAHESNNVKHVSAKERERWNRAPESDGAGNMILAGSLTAAGGMFTEPVNAVGGVNIPVSPVADTDAARKLDLSRPLFLPDGNNKGTLGWNLFVRNGRPTTYFGHLVNLDDPVLILQNCVQQGDNFSGHLRGEYTYTLDLCGYRIDDANGSSRNTRPQGVHCQWGRLYNANPVSPTARPANRYDTALAIADGWRDYTGGSPMVWPISTGGDGKQRFGFVAGFRNNLLNGRNLDYLFAVLPSDWVRLVLYSPGYVDNQGDLVNKQWHNNIYLFAQDCRGESYYIGYSINAGWSDYALAMSNHGRDGVLKMAIYSGDVYGLRNRSVCIHAGSDIRTTGRYPISQSLFKPDRTAQVLSVSISLKDTSYEVVDKPEWITVSAQDGGTLKLALTANDTGAERLGLIDLRMSNGVTYSIVVYQQA; via the coding sequence ATGGATAAAATTATTACCATCAACGGTGTTTTTATGGCGACTCAGAATGATTTTACCGAGCACGTCGAAAATACGAACATTCATATCATGGAAGAAGAACGTACGGCATGGAATGCTAAAGCTGATGCCCGGGAACTGGACTCCAAACTGGATGCTGATGTTTTCACTGCTCATGAATCCAATAATGTAAAGCATGTTTCAGCAAAAGAGAGAGAAAGATGGAACAGGGCGCCGGAAAGCGACGGAGCCGGGAATATGATTCTAGCGGGTAGTCTGACCGCCGCGGGTGGTATGTTTACGGAACCCGTCAATGCCGTGGGAGGAGTGAATATTCCTGTCAGTCCTGTGGCCGATACGGATGCGGCCCGCAAACTGGATTTGTCCCGTCCCCTGTTTTTGCCGGATGGCAACAATAAGGGTACGTTGGGCTGGAATCTGTTTGTCCGGAACGGACGTCCGACAACCTATTTCGGGCATTTGGTGAACCTGGATGACCCTGTATTGATTCTGCAGAACTGTGTTCAGCAGGGAGACAATTTTTCAGGACACCTGCGGGGAGAGTATACTTACACTCTGGATTTGTGCGGTTACAGAATTGATGATGCCAATGGTTCCAGCCGCAATACGAGACCCCAGGGAGTGCATTGCCAGTGGGGAAGGCTATATAACGCAAATCCTGTATCTCCCACGGCCAGACCGGCCAACAGGTATGATACCGCTCTTGCGATAGCTGATGGCTGGAGGGATTATACAGGCGGAAGCCCGATGGTGTGGCCGATTTCCACTGGCGGAGACGGCAAGCAGAGATTCGGATTTGTGGCCGGATTCCGGAATAACCTGCTCAACGGGCGCAATCTGGATTATTTATTTGCTGTTCTGCCTTCGGACTGGGTAAGGCTTGTTCTGTATTCGCCCGGTTATGTAGATAATCAAGGCGATCTGGTTAACAAGCAGTGGCATAATAATATCTATTTATTTGCCCAGGACTGCCGGGGTGAGAGTTATTATATTGGTTATTCCATTAATGCCGGCTGGTCGGATTACGCGCTTGCCATGAGCAACCACGGGAGAGACGGCGTGTTGAAAATGGCCATATACTCGGGAGACGTCTACGGATTGAGGAATCGGTCCGTTTGCATCCATGCGGGATCAGATATTAGGACGACGGGACGTTATCCCATCAGTCAGAGCCTGTTCAAGCCGGATCGTACGGCACAAGTACTGTCCGTGTCCATTTCTTTAAAAGATACTTCCTATGAGGTAGTGGACAAACCGGAGTGGATTACCGTATCTGCCCAGGATGGCGGTACTTTGAAATTGGCCTTGACAGCTAATGATACAGGCGCTGAACGCCTTGGCTTGATTGATCTCAGGATGAGCAATGGAGTAACCTATTCCATTGTAGTTTACCAACAGGCCTGA
- a CDS encoding threonine/serine exporter family protein: MNPDFFSSILWDGLMAAIAATGFAVISNPPKRAIAVSALLAAVGHAFRFYMMHSWSIDISSATFIAAFTIGMLGVLTAKLVKCPAEIFAFPSLLPMIPGVYAYKTILALMQFMQENQDMETMNRLIVDICKNGITAFFIIFSLVIGIAIPLLMFKRLNYTRIIRPRN; encoded by the coding sequence ATGAATCCGGACTTCTTCTCCTCCATCCTCTGGGACGGCCTGATGGCCGCCATAGCGGCTACGGGCTTTGCCGTCATTTCCAATCCCCCCAAGCGGGCGATCGCCGTCTCCGCCCTGCTTGCGGCCGTCGGCCACGCCTTCCGCTTCTACATGATGCACTCCTGGTCCATCGACATTTCCAGCGCCACCTTCATAGCCGCTTTCACCATAGGCATGCTGGGCGTGCTGACGGCCAAGCTGGTGAAATGCCCCGCGGAAATCTTCGCCTTCCCCTCCCTCCTGCCGATGATTCCCGGCGTGTATGCCTACAAGACCATTCTGGCCCTGATGCAGTTCATGCAGGAAAACCAGGACATGGAAACCATGAACAGGCTGATCGTGGATATCTGCAAAAACGGTATCACCGCCTTCTTCATCATCTTCTCCCTGGTCATTGGCATAGCCATTCCCCTGCTGATGTTCAAGAGGCTGAACTATACCCGCATCATCAGGCCCCGGAATTGA
- a CDS encoding sugar transferase: MYKFFGKRVLDVVISLCAFILIFPVLAIISIMLVINTGRSPFFLQVRVGYRGKLFRIFKFKTMTDARNSEGHLLPDDRRSFPLGTFLRHYSLDELPQLINIIKGDMSLVGPRPWIPEQLAVFPERYRTERCSVRPGLTGMAQVYGRNGIPFYRRLCCDLVYTRNVFLFTDIRIVFQTIVRIITRKDVQQCRDAFRNTTGSILIKNDLSVPVVFPFGQEES; this comes from the coding sequence ATGTATAAGTTTTTTGGAAAACGCGTATTGGATGTAGTTATTTCATTATGTGCATTTATACTTATTTTTCCTGTTCTGGCGATTATTTCCATAATGCTTGTGATTAATACAGGAAGGTCTCCGTTTTTTTTACAAGTGCGTGTAGGATATCGTGGAAAATTATTCAGGATTTTTAAATTCAAAACAATGACAGATGCCCGCAATTCGGAAGGGCACTTGCTTCCGGATGATCGGAGGTCTTTTCCGTTGGGGACTTTTTTACGTCACTATTCCCTGGATGAACTGCCCCAGTTGATCAATATCATCAAGGGTGACATGTCCCTTGTAGGTCCCCGGCCATGGATTCCGGAGCAGTTGGCTGTTTTCCCCGAACGCTACCGCACGGAACGCTGCTCCGTCCGCCCCGGATTGACCGGAATGGCCCAAGTGTACGGGAGAAACGGTATTCCGTTCTACAGGCGGTTGTGCTGCGACCTTGTTTATACCCGGAATGTATTTCTGTTCACGGATATCAGGATCGTTTTCCAAACCATTGTCCGGATCATAACCCGCAAGGATGTCCAGCAGTGCAGGGACGCTTTCCGGAATACCACGGGCAGTATTCTGATCAAAAACGATCTTTCCGTGCCGGTGGTGTTTCCGTTCGGGCAGGAGGAGTCCTGA
- a CDS encoding BACON domain-containing protein, whose protein sequence is MMDKITTINGILMTAQNDFTEHVENTTVHVTEQEKEKWNKAPVTDAAGNMSLSGNLKAKGGTFSNAINAAGGVNIPIIPGDDTDAVRKADLTKPLIPMLSSQQENGVGFYHKLGNAFTAGGVTTCVSEDFPFIMSEHRIIGGGDDNLYAWYPTTFVLELNTLFNYGQIDAMNESTSKFGVRANFGPCYKPWFAVFWVAWPPVTWPYRQNDYADPLIYSYTENEHGGPVASVWPGNTGGDFLPRCGFQSTQRPGGVRDNSHYLYAVYDRYKTARFIVFRETNSHYQGRKRLYLFSQGRDGSIKLVGAMKSSYAFSHHLLSMSRHGVSGAAGWWARKDDPFDLVSKVQESWIGGQRPADDCSWPLRQSLFDVLAEGSTLNIELTCEDKSYTCVNCPDWITWLDGEGGTGAWQLLVTPNNTGSARQGLVNVLLYNGITYTIVVNQQG, encoded by the coding sequence ATGATGGATAAAATTACTACCATTAACGGAATTCTTATGACCGCTCAGAATGATTTTACTGAGCATGTAGAGAATACAACAGTCCACGTCACAGAGCAAGAGAAGGAAAAATGGAACAAGGCTCCGGTTACGGATGCAGCCGGCAATATGTCCCTTTCCGGCAATCTGAAAGCCAAGGGTGGAACATTTTCCAATGCAATTAATGCTGCCGGCGGCGTCAATATTCCCATAATACCTGGAGATGATACAGATGCGGTACGCAAGGCTGATTTAACCAAGCCGTTGATACCCATGCTTTCCTCCCAGCAGGAAAATGGCGTAGGTTTCTATCATAAACTTGGCAATGCGTTTACGGCGGGCGGTGTGACTACATGCGTATCAGAAGATTTCCCATTCATCATGTCCGAACATCGGATAATCGGAGGAGGAGACGATAATCTGTATGCTTGGTATCCTACCACGTTTGTACTTGAGCTTAATACATTGTTCAATTACGGCCAGATTGACGCCATGAATGAATCTACGTCAAAATTTGGAGTACGGGCAAATTTCGGACCGTGTTATAAACCCTGGTTTGCCGTTTTCTGGGTAGCATGGCCGCCAGTCACCTGGCCATATCGGCAAAATGATTATGCTGATCCCCTCATTTATTCCTATACGGAGAATGAACATGGTGGCCCTGTGGCATCGGTATGGCCCGGCAATACCGGTGGTGATTTCCTGCCCCGGTGTGGATTCCAGAGTACACAAAGACCTGGCGGCGTACGTGATAACAGTCATTATTTATACGCTGTCTATGACCGTTATAAAACAGCAAGATTCATTGTATTTCGCGAGACGAACTCTCATTATCAAGGACGCAAACGTCTGTATCTGTTTTCCCAGGGCCGCGACGGCTCCATAAAACTGGTGGGAGCGATGAAATCGAGCTATGCGTTCAGCCATCATCTCCTGAGCATGTCCAGACATGGGGTTTCCGGCGCAGCCGGCTGGTGGGCAAGGAAGGATGATCCTTTTGATCTTGTTTCAAAAGTTCAAGAGTCCTGGATAGGGGGGCAGCGCCCTGCAGACGATTGTTCATGGCCTCTCCGACAAAGCCTTTTTGATGTTTTGGCAGAGGGTAGTACGCTGAATATTGAACTGACTTGCGAAGACAAGTCTTATACGTGCGTGAATTGTCCGGATTGGATAACATGGCTGGATGGGGAAGGCGGAACGGGAGCGTGGCAACTTCTCGTAACGCCCAACAACACGGGCTCGGCCAGGCAAGGCCTTGTGAATGTTTTGCTATATAATGGAATCACTTACACCATTGTTGTTAATCAACAGGGTTAA
- a CDS encoding NUDIX hydrolase — MNGEDDLVREALPPRWLEWAVEIQFLAQAGITYAKDPYDLERFERLRDIAAEIMSAKSGVDMNTVRGLFCNETGFQTPKMDTRAAIFRDGNILLVRETESGLWSLPGGWVDVNQTVRENTAKEVWEEAGLKVEPVRLIALHDRNRHNPPPYAYGVCKIFVLCEERGGSFRPNVETSESGWFGREELPPMVLEKNTPEQVRLCFDAASDPLWNPVFD, encoded by the coding sequence ATGAACGGAGAAGATGATCTGGTCCGGGAAGCGCTGCCTCCGCGCTGGCTGGAGTGGGCCGTGGAAATCCAGTTTCTGGCCCAGGCGGGAATCACTTACGCCAAAGACCCTTATGATTTGGAGCGTTTCGAGCGACTGAGGGATATTGCCGCTGAAATCATGAGTGCCAAGTCCGGGGTGGATATGAATACGGTCCGCGGCCTGTTTTGCAATGAAACGGGATTTCAAACGCCCAAGATGGATACGCGGGCGGCCATTTTCAGGGACGGCAACATTCTTCTGGTCAGGGAAACGGAGTCCGGCCTGTGGTCTCTGCCGGGCGGCTGGGTGGATGTGAACCAGACCGTACGGGAAAATACGGCCAAGGAAGTGTGGGAGGAAGCCGGCCTGAAAGTGGAACCCGTCCGGTTGATAGCGCTTCATGACCGCAACAGGCATAATCCTCCCCCCTATGCCTACGGAGTCTGCAAAATCTTCGTTCTCTGTGAAGAACGGGGTGGAAGCTTCCGCCCTAATGTGGAAACGTCTGAAAGCGGATGGTTCGGCAGGGAGGAACTGCCTCCCATGGTTCTGGAGAAAAATACGCCTGAACAGGTGCGGCTATGTTTTGACGCCGCGTCGGATCCACTCTGGAATCCCGTTTTTGATTAA